In one Clostridiisalibacter paucivorans DSM 22131 genomic region, the following are encoded:
- a CDS encoding PocR ligand-binding domain-containing protein, whose product MENNNSYFNGLRAVKQYFDWGNVKWLNERENLNTGKMTVGHVTFLPNKRQGKHLHTADEQILYTISGRGEHWVNEKYYPLIPGTVYHMPPYIEHDIRNLGNTPLEMIIVYNANNLKMDNFIPDIDLLSDYAIDNVMDKLDIDMLQHTQDGLANALNLCIVIRDEDGKMLTKPSNTLEFCSFIKKYNNQCKLINNDIKAEGKEAIIVPCCYDLVKIESPIYFNDKYIGSILCGPVILNEHSHEIIDKIGKNIDKKDFDTIRNAYLSIKKVTMGRIYAIMDFLKVINKSIVELGIKSFIHEEMHKKTLELLNQNNIQNQMEKALLDTKMKLIQAQISPHFLFNTLSVIGQLAYMKGAEEAADTTFALSNLLRTSLSKSQDLITVEEEINYIKDYILIQNKRFDEGIKIILDIDNTIMNESIPFMTIQPLVENAIAHGFSNLDRNGIIKISIKKKCEKIFLAVSDNGMGIKDEKLIKIKNCENNISDTSTGLGLMNLKKRLKYYYKDNFKIDISSVYGVGTDVFITIPIIRKGVF is encoded by the coding sequence TTGGAAAATAATAATTCATATTTTAATGGTCTTAGGGCAGTTAAACAGTATTTTGATTGGGGAAATGTAAAATGGTTAAATGAAAGAGAAAACCTTAATACTGGAAAAATGACCGTAGGTCATGTTACTTTTTTACCTAATAAGCGTCAAGGAAAGCACCTCCATACTGCTGATGAACAAATCTTATATACTATATCAGGAAGAGGAGAACATTGGGTAAATGAAAAGTATTATCCCCTAATACCTGGCACTGTATATCATATGCCACCTTATATTGAACATGACATTAGGAATCTAGGAAATACTCCTTTAGAGATGATTATAGTATATAATGCTAACAACCTTAAAATGGACAATTTTATTCCGGATATAGACCTCTTGTCTGATTATGCTATAGACAATGTTATGGATAAATTAGATATAGATATGCTCCAGCATACTCAAGATGGTTTGGCAAATGCACTGAATTTATGTATTGTTATAAGAGATGAAGATGGAAAAATGCTAACTAAGCCTAGTAATACACTGGAATTTTGTAGTTTTATAAAAAAATATAATAATCAGTGTAAACTGATAAACAATGATATCAAGGCAGAAGGTAAGGAAGCAATTATAGTACCCTGTTGTTATGATCTTGTAAAAATAGAATCTCCTATATATTTTAATGACAAGTATATTGGGAGTATATTATGTGGTCCAGTAATATTAAATGAGCATTCTCATGAAATTATAGATAAGATAGGTAAAAATATAGATAAAAAAGACTTCGATACTATTAGGAATGCATATTTAAGCATTAAAAAGGTCACAATGGGACGGATATATGCAATAATGGATTTTTTGAAGGTTATAAATAAATCTATAGTAGAGCTGGGAATTAAAAGTTTTATACATGAAGAAATGCACAAAAAAACTCTAGAATTATTGAATCAAAATAATATACAAAATCAAATGGAAAAGGCATTGTTAGATACAAAAATGAAATTAATACAAGCACAGATAAGTCCACATTTTTTATTTAACACCCTTAGTGTAATAGGACAATTGGCATATATGAAGGGGGCAGAAGAAGCAGCAGATACTACTTTTGCTCTTTCTAATTTATTAAGAACAAGTTTATCTAAGTCCCAAGATTTGATAACTGTGGAAGAGGAAATAAACTATATAAAAGATTATATATTGATTCAAAACAAGAGATTTGATGAAGGTATAAAGATTATACTGGATATTGATAATACTATAATGAATGAAAGTATTCCTTTTATGACAATACAACCTTTGGTGGAAAATGCTATTGCTCATGGATTTAGTAATTTAGATAGAAATGGGATAATAAAAATATCTATAAAGAAAAAATGTGAAAAAATATTTTTAGCTGTAAGTGATAATGGAATGGGAATAAAAGATGAAAAATTAATAAAGATAAAAAATTGTGAAAATAACATATCAGATACAAGTACTGGATTAGGACTTATGAATTTAAAAAAAAGGCTGAAATATTATTATAAGGACAATTTTAAGATTGATATAAGTAGTGTTTATGGCGTAGGTACGGATGTATTTATCACTATTCCTATAATAAGAAAAGGAGTGTTTTAA
- a CDS encoding response regulator has protein sequence MNRLLIVDDEKISREYFKYVLRRENIKVNIDEAHDGLTAIEKVRLFKPDLIFMDIKMSEMDGLKATEEIKKDWPWVKIIILTAYDEFKYAQRAIKLGADDYLLKPIAPNTLLETINNNLKKSDERKQSTRSTTDMISFESKFVEYIKVEDKEGALNAVEEMFDNYLLSITDIVQVKNYLIEILGVIIRSLFFDEMTMKKAILVKDSSQKEILKEDNMVSIKNILIKFVKDILDVLKEYKMTPNERQIYISKRYIDKNIDKKIYLKDISDYVGFSPYYFSKLFKKIEGINLSEYLNITRINKAVEYMENYQLTLKEISEKVGFEDFSYFSVMFKKYKNCMPSRYRKKIMERKQKNHNI, from the coding sequence GTGAATAGATTATTAATTGTAGATGATGAAAAGATATCTAGAGAGTATTTTAAATATGTATTAAGAAGGGAAAACATTAAAGTAAATATTGATGAAGCCCATGATGGCTTAACTGCAATCGAAAAAGTCAGGCTATTTAAGCCTGACTTAATATTTATGGATATAAAGATGTCTGAAATGGATGGACTTAAAGCAACAGAAGAGATAAAAAAAGATTGGCCTTGGGTCAAAATAATAATACTCACTGCCTATGATGAGTTTAAATATGCCCAAAGGGCTATAAAGCTAGGTGCGGATGACTATTTATTAAAACCTATAGCACCTAATACATTATTAGAGACAATAAATAATAATTTAAAAAAATCAGATGAAAGGAAACAATCAACAAGGTCAACAACGGACATGATTAGTTTTGAATCAAAATTTGTGGAGTATATTAAGGTAGAAGATAAAGAAGGGGCATTAAATGCAGTTGAAGAAATGTTTGACAATTATTTACTTTCCATTACAGACATAGTTCAAGTTAAAAATTATTTAATTGAGATATTAGGCGTAATAATAAGATCATTATTCTTTGATGAGATGACTATGAAGAAAGCTATTTTAGTAAAAGATTCGTCGCAAAAAGAAATATTAAAAGAAGATAATATGGTTTCTATTAAAAATATTTTAATAAAGTTTGTTAAAGACATACTAGATGTATTAAAAGAATACAAGATGACTCCCAATGAAAGACAAATCTATATAAGTAAAAGATATATAGATAAAAACATAGATAAAAAAATTTATTTAAAAGACATATCTGACTATGTAGGGTTTAGTCCTTATTACTTTTCGAAATTGTTTAAAAAAATTGAGGGGATAAATTTATCAGAATATCTAAATATAACAAGAATTAATAAGGCGGTTGAATATATGGAAAATTATCAGCTTACATTAAAGGAAATATCAGAAAAGGTAGGATTTGAAGATTTTAGCTATTTTAGTGTTATGTTTAAAAAATATAAAAATTGTATGCCCAGTAGATATAGAAAAAAGATAATGGAAAGAAAACAAAAAAATCATAATATATGA